One segment of Balaenoptera ricei isolate mBalRic1 chromosome 8, mBalRic1.hap2, whole genome shotgun sequence DNA contains the following:
- the CDKN1C gene encoding cyclin-dependent kinase inhibitor 1C yields the protein MERLVARRTFPLFARTSACRSLFGPVDHEELSRELQMRLAELSAEDQRRWDYNFQQDVPLRGPGRLQWTEVDSDSVPAFYRETVQVGRCRLLLAPRPRPDGAGDSPPSGPPADESLDGLGEAPASPSSGPSVAPAPAPAPAPQESSEPEAVSPPRSQEPLAEPPHSGISGRPAPGTAATATNTNAAAATAAAAATTAAAGGAAIKKLSGPLISDFFAKRKRPAPEAKASNEVPAGCAAPGAAPAVGSAEQTPRKRLR from the exons ATGGAGCGCCTGGTCGCCCGCCGCACCTTTCCCCTGTTCGCGCGCACCAGCGCTTGCCGCAGCCTCTTCGGGCCAGTGGACCACGAGGAGCTCAGCCGCGAGCTGCAGATGCGCCTGGCCGAGCTGAGCGCCGAGGACCAGCGTCGCTGGGACTACAACTTCCAGCAGGACGTGCCACTGCGGGGCCCCGGGCGCCTGCAGTGGACCGAGGTGGACAGCGACTCCGTGCCCGCCTTCTACCGCGAGACGGTGCAGGTGGGGCGCTGTCGCCTGCTCCTGGCGCCTCGTCCCCGCCCGGACGGCGCGGGCGATAGCCCGCCCTCCGGGCCGCCGGCCGATGAGTCCCTCGACGGCCTCGGGGAGGCGCCGGCGTCGCCGTCCAGCGGCCCGTCCGTAGCGcctgccccggccccggccccggcgccGCAGGAGAGCTCTGAGCCGGAGGCGGTCTCGCCGCCGCGCAGCCAGGAGCCCCTGGCCGAGCCGCCGCACTCAGGGATTTCGGGGCGCCCCGCGCCGGGCACTGCCGCCACTGCCACCAACACCAACGCCGCCGCCGCcactgccgccgccgctgccaccACTGCCGCCGCCGGAGGCGCCGCGATCAAGAAGCTGTCCGGGCCTCTCATCTCCG ATTTCTTCGCCAAGCGCAAGAGACCCGCGCCCGAAGCCAAGGCGTCGAACGAGGTTCCCGCGGGATGCGCCGCGCCCGGCGCCGCTCCAGCCGTCGGCTCGGCTGAGCAAACCCCGCGCAAGCGGCTGCGATGA